Proteins from a single region of Bremerella sp. JC817:
- the proS gene encoding proline--tRNA ligase, whose amino-acid sequence MAKAPQNAISPSREVDYPEWYQQVIKAADLAEVSPVRGCMVIKPWGWGIWENMQKVLDGMFKDTGHENAYFPLFIPMSFLEKEAEHVEGFAKECAVVTHHRLEPGPDGGLVPAGKLDEPLIVRPTSETIIGAMYAKWVQSYRDLPILINQWANVVRWELRTRMFLRTAEFLWQEGHTAHATKEEALEETRKMLEVYADFAENYMAMPVIKGEKPTWERFPGADLTVSIEAMMQDRKALQAGTSHFLGQNFSKAQEIKFQSAEGTEEFAWTTSWGVSTRLVGGLIMTHSDDDGLVIPPRLAPKHIVILPIYRNDEEKAAVLEYCKTLEANLKAQSYDQSPIRVMIDDRDLRGGEKTWYHIKRGVPVRVEVGPRDVASGSVFVGRRDQTPKEKQGIPVDKFVAEIASTLTEMQNNLFEKAKKLREDNTRTIDSVDELKKWFTPKSKNAEKPEIHGGFAMVHCADVPEVEEELKKLKLTARCIPVDAPEEPGKCLFTGQDVTRRMVIAKAY is encoded by the coding sequence ATGGCCAAAGCGCCCCAGAACGCAATTAGCCCGTCCCGAGAGGTCGATTATCCCGAATGGTATCAACAGGTCATCAAGGCCGCTGACCTGGCGGAAGTCTCGCCGGTTCGTGGCTGCATGGTCATTAAGCCCTGGGGCTGGGGTATCTGGGAAAATATGCAGAAAGTCCTCGATGGCATGTTCAAGGACACCGGCCACGAGAACGCCTATTTCCCGCTATTTATTCCGATGAGCTTCCTGGAAAAGGAAGCCGAGCATGTCGAAGGCTTCGCCAAAGAATGTGCCGTCGTCACGCATCACCGCCTGGAACCAGGTCCGGACGGTGGTCTGGTCCCGGCTGGCAAGCTGGACGAACCGCTGATCGTGCGGCCCACCAGCGAAACGATTATTGGTGCCATGTATGCGAAGTGGGTTCAGTCGTATCGGGATCTACCGATCCTGATCAATCAGTGGGCAAACGTGGTCCGCTGGGAACTTCGTACGCGGATGTTTCTGCGAACGGCCGAGTTTCTCTGGCAGGAAGGGCACACCGCCCATGCCACGAAGGAAGAAGCTTTGGAAGAGACCCGCAAGATGCTCGAGGTCTACGCCGACTTCGCGGAAAACTACATGGCAATGCCGGTGATCAAGGGCGAAAAGCCAACCTGGGAACGCTTCCCAGGGGCGGACTTGACCGTCAGCATCGAAGCCATGATGCAGGACCGCAAAGCACTGCAGGCCGGCACCTCGCATTTCCTGGGACAGAACTTCTCGAAGGCTCAGGAAATCAAATTTCAATCGGCTGAAGGCACCGAAGAGTTCGCCTGGACGACCTCGTGGGGCGTCTCGACGCGTCTGGTGGGCGGCTTGATCATGACCCACAGCGACGACGACGGGCTGGTCATTCCACCGCGTCTGGCACCGAAGCATATCGTGATCCTGCCGATCTATCGCAACGACGAAGAGAAGGCCGCGGTCCTCGAATACTGCAAGACTCTGGAAGCCAACCTGAAGGCTCAGTCGTACGACCAATCGCCGATTCGCGTCATGATCGACGACCGCGATCTGCGGGGTGGTGAGAAGACCTGGTATCACATCAAGCGTGGCGTTCCGGTCCGAGTTGAAGTTGGCCCGCGCGACGTTGCTTCAGGCAGCGTGTTCGTCGGTCGTCGCGATCAGACTCCGAAGGAAAAGCAGGGCATCCCGGTCGACAAGTTCGTGGCCGAGATTGCTTCGACACTGACCGAGATGCAGAACAACTTGTTCGAGAAAGCGAAGAAGCTGCGGGAAGACAACACGCGGACGATCGACAGCGTCGACGAGCTCAAGAAGTGGTTCACGCCAAAGAGCAAGAACGCGGAGAAGCCAGAGATCCACGGCGGCTTTGCCATGGTGCATTGTGCCGACGTGCCGGAGGTGGAAGAAGAGCTGAAGAAGCTGAAGCTGACGGCTCGCTGCATTCCGGTCGACGCCCCGGAAGAGCCAGGCAAGTGCCTCTTCACCGGCCAGGACGTTACGCGTCGAATGGTGATCGCCAAAGCCTATTAA
- a CDS encoding MraY family glycosyltransferase, with product MVWSPSVALAFVVAAILPGLIISLITTSLVRRWAPRLGLVDLPNERKVHVTPTPLGGGIGIWTGLVVPFAIAQLIVWYATQHPDLTFSTPILQKAWDFAQPHLAGYQAKAMSLWTLITLATVLAVVGLLDDLTGLGWKIRLAVQFAVASIVVWFLDWKLSFFLDIPLLPDIVTLFWIVALINSFNMLDNMDGLSAGIAGIGSFMLASVLLLAPDPATAGPQLFVGGFLLVLTGSILGFLYHNRPPAKIFMGDAGSYLIGFCMAVMTILATFGSYKDNRQHAILAPLCILAVPLYDLITVLYIRLREGRSPFQADKCHFSHRLVEMGFSKTSAVLVIYLLTMTCGLGAMLLHQVDRVGAVLVLMLVFCVLCLIALIERAARRKERNRAE from the coding sequence GTGGTGTGGAGCCCCAGCGTTGCGTTGGCATTTGTGGTCGCGGCTATCTTACCGGGACTCATTATTTCGCTGATCACCACCTCGCTTGTTCGCCGCTGGGCCCCGCGGCTTGGCCTGGTCGATCTTCCGAATGAACGGAAAGTTCACGTCACGCCCACACCTTTGGGTGGCGGCATTGGTATCTGGACAGGCCTCGTCGTTCCGTTCGCCATCGCCCAACTGATCGTCTGGTATGCCACTCAGCACCCTGATCTCACCTTCAGCACACCGATTCTGCAGAAGGCTTGGGACTTTGCTCAGCCTCATTTGGCCGGCTATCAAGCCAAAGCGATGTCGCTCTGGACGCTAATCACATTGGCGACGGTGTTGGCGGTCGTCGGACTTTTGGACGATTTGACCGGACTCGGCTGGAAAATTCGCCTCGCGGTGCAGTTTGCTGTCGCGTCGATCGTGGTCTGGTTTCTCGATTGGAAACTCAGCTTTTTCCTCGATATCCCACTGCTGCCCGATATTGTCACGCTGTTTTGGATTGTCGCGTTGATCAATTCGTTCAACATGCTCGACAACATGGATGGCCTCTCGGCCGGTATCGCCGGCATCGGTTCGTTCATGCTTGCGTCGGTTTTGCTGCTCGCTCCAGATCCAGCTACCGCCGGTCCTCAACTTTTTGTTGGGGGATTTTTGTTGGTACTGACCGGGTCGATTCTTGGCTTTCTCTATCACAACCGTCCACCAGCCAAGATTTTTATGGGGGACGCGGGCAGTTATTTGATCGGATTTTGCATGGCCGTCATGACAATCCTGGCGACCTTTGGCAGTTATAAGGACAACCGCCAGCATGCGATCCTCGCACCGCTGTGCATTCTGGCGGTTCCGCTCTACGACTTGATCACGGTCCTTTACATTCGCCTGCGAGAAGGTCGCAGTCCGTTTCAGGCCGACAAATGCCATTTCTCGCATCGTCTGGTCGAGATGGGCTTTTCCAAAACCAGCGCTGTTCTGGTGATCTATTTGTTGACGATGACCTGCGGCCTCGGTGCGATGCTGCTGCATCAGGTCGATCGTGTAGGTGCCGTGCTGGTGCTGATGTTAGTGTTTTGCGTGCTCTGTTTGATCGCGCTGATCGAGCGAGCCGCCCGCCGCAAAGAACGGAATCGAGCCGAGTAA
- a CDS encoding UDP-2,3-diacylglucosamine diphosphatase has product MSRNRDRVRTLFFSDLHLGCPYARVEPFLDLLNQHEPQYIYIVGDFIDGWRLRKRWHWEPVYNAVLSRLFEMSQSGTKIFYTPGNHDDFLRSFRFKFDFVEIADQFIHHCPSGRRILVTHGDKFDQVEKKAKWVSVLGSFLYDSICWADEKVNRWRRHYNLSRWPLAASIKRKVKSAVQFVSDFEDTLMLHAKSLGCQGVICGHIHTPVVVEKHGVTYYNTGDWIENSTALLEYEDGRYEIIEAPPETNRDVAQVIPLDPAEVERRRQELMAAALGVDLRGIDDAPVLAVPLASQENN; this is encoded by the coding sequence ATGTCGCGCAATCGAGATCGGGTTAGAACACTATTTTTCAGCGATCTGCATCTGGGCTGTCCTTACGCTCGGGTCGAACCCTTTTTGGATCTGCTGAATCAGCACGAACCACAATACATCTACATTGTGGGAGACTTCATCGATGGCTGGCGTTTGCGAAAGCGTTGGCACTGGGAACCGGTTTACAACGCGGTTCTGAGCCGACTGTTCGAGATGTCGCAGTCCGGCACGAAGATCTTCTACACGCCTGGCAATCACGACGACTTCCTGAGGAGCTTTCGCTTCAAGTTTGATTTCGTCGAGATCGCCGATCAGTTCATCCATCACTGCCCCAGCGGTCGCCGCATCCTGGTGACCCATGGTGATAAGTTCGACCAGGTCGAAAAGAAAGCCAAGTGGGTCTCGGTGCTCGGATCGTTTCTTTACGACTCGATCTGCTGGGCGGACGAGAAAGTCAATCGCTGGCGACGGCACTACAACCTGAGCCGTTGGCCACTGGCCGCTTCGATCAAACGCAAAGTGAAATCGGCAGTGCAGTTTGTCAGCGACTTTGAAGACACGTTGATGCTGCACGCCAAGTCGCTCGGTTGCCAAGGAGTGATTTGCGGGCATATTCACACGCCGGTCGTCGTCGAGAAGCATGGTGTGACGTACTACAACACCGGCGACTGGATCGAGAATTCGACCGCTCTGCTCGAGTACGAAGATGGACGATACGAGATTATCGAAGCTCCGCCTGAAACCAATCGGGACGTAGCCCAGGTAATCCCGTTAGATCCCGCCGAAGTTGAACGACGACGGCAAGAATTGATGGCGGCTGCCTTGGGAGTCGACCTGCGGGGTATCGACGATGCCCCAGTATTGGCGGTCCCTCTGGCAAGCCAAGAGAACAACTAA
- a CDS encoding DUF1559 domain-containing protein codes for MNSYVSRARVARRGFTLVELLVVIAIIGILVGLTLPAVQAAREAARRAQCQNNLKNIGLALANFSTQKQNLPVAVDPNYFTWVSKILPELEQGNLYENLDFTTSAAGQTFLSQQLDILVCPSDPEMGNTAATGNIGISNYAGSEGYLSGLAQQQWNSSSSTSVAGSTARPAFFDSTSNPNYHDQKIDLGGIFRPDFATNLAKVKDGLSNTVMVGEVTAAGFTGGNTTNTNSGEPAFITSGNARSALIGVYPTSSYTTTTTKDDDGYKPGGTIPPSKLFAPTYISRQPINSLERSACTPHNVEQVVMGDGSVKSLTLTIDNNVWMQLSAMSDGTVLDETAF; via the coding sequence ATGAACAGTTATGTTTCTCGCGCTCGTGTTGCGCGTCGCGGTTTTACGCTTGTTGAATTGTTAGTGGTGATCGCCATCATTGGCATCTTGGTCGGATTGACCCTGCCAGCAGTCCAGGCCGCTCGTGAAGCTGCCCGTCGCGCCCAGTGCCAGAACAATCTGAAAAACATCGGTCTCGCCCTGGCCAACTTCTCGACGCAGAAGCAAAACTTGCCAGTCGCTGTCGATCCCAACTATTTCACCTGGGTCTCGAAGATTCTCCCTGAGCTGGAACAGGGCAACCTGTACGAGAATCTCGACTTCACGACTTCCGCCGCTGGCCAGACGTTTTTGAGCCAGCAGCTCGATATCCTGGTTTGCCCATCCGATCCAGAAATGGGCAATACTGCCGCTACCGGCAACATCGGGATCTCGAACTATGCCGGTTCGGAAGGTTACCTGTCGGGTCTGGCTCAGCAGCAGTGGAACAGTAGTAGCTCGACGTCGGTTGCTGGTAGCACTGCCCGCCCAGCGTTCTTTGACTCCACTTCCAATCCGAACTATCACGATCAAAAGATCGATCTGGGTGGCATCTTCCGTCCCGACTTCGCCACGAACCTAGCCAAGGTGAAGGACGGTTTGTCCAACACGGTCATGGTGGGTGAAGTCACGGCTGCTGGTTTCACCGGTGGTAATACAACGAACACCAACTCGGGTGAGCCTGCGTTCATCACCTCGGGCAACGCTCGTTCGGCTCTGATTGGCGTTTATCCAACCAGCAGCTACACCACGACCACGACCAAAGACGACGACGGCTATAAGCCTGGCGGCACCATTCCTCCTTCCAAATTATTTGCTCCGACCTACATTTCGAGGCAGCCAATCAACAGCCTCGAGCGAAGTGCCTGCACGCCACACAACGTCGAGCAGGTTGTTATGGGTGACGGCTCGGTGAAGTCGCTGACCCTGACCATCGACAACAACGTCTGGATGCAGCTTTCCGCCATGTCGGACGGCACCGTTCTGGACGAAACGGCCTTCTAG
- a CDS encoding DUF4416 family protein, which translates to MGDISEPRLVLPIVAAFSRYPEALAWGRTEAEAMWGPIALQSDPFLLTETTYYDEEMGPGQRKQFWAFAPIRSPEELPAWKHQSNACEVRYADLKQWPEPRPLNLDPGYISEAKLVLATTKDRDHRIYLRDGIYAEVTLHYRRKAWTSWPWTYPDYQRAEYHAFFDRCRLYLREQLAR; encoded by the coding sequence TTGGGAGACATCTCGGAGCCTCGCCTGGTCTTGCCGATCGTCGCCGCCTTCAGCCGCTATCCCGAAGCACTCGCCTGGGGTCGCACGGAAGCCGAAGCGATGTGGGGCCCGATCGCCCTGCAAAGCGATCCATTTCTGCTGACCGAGACCACTTACTACGACGAAGAGATGGGACCAGGCCAACGGAAACAGTTCTGGGCCTTCGCCCCGATTCGCTCTCCGGAAGAATTGCCGGCCTGGAAACACCAATCCAACGCGTGCGAAGTTCGCTATGCCGATCTGAAACAATGGCCAGAACCGCGACCACTGAATCTCGATCCTGGCTACATTTCCGAAGCAAAGCTGGTGCTGGCCACGACCAAAGATCGTGATCACCGCATTTATCTTCGAGATGGGATCTACGCCGAGGTCACTTTGCACTACCGGCGAAAGGCCTGGACGTCTTGGCCATGGACCTATCCCGACTACCAGCGAGCCGAGTATCACGCCTTTTTTGACCGTTGTCGTCTCTACCTCCGAGAGCAACTGGCTCGATAG
- a CDS encoding outer membrane beta-barrel protein has protein sequence MKMDWKAAMLAAAMMVGGSTVASAQEAGYYGASQVSYNAIASDCGCAADSTVCGDALTCGSDVGGCYSDCCCGGMDWFGCCEHGDPWTLFGENDCGVTIGGWISGGYYGNFRGVNTNNGNAPVAFRQISNAPTVNQVWLYAEKAADAETYCFDLGYRVDAVWGADGPDTQAFGYGDRYRWDNRWNTAETAAGEALYGSAIPQAYLTAAWGDWEVKVGHFYTIIGYEVVQAPDNFFTSYAYTMNYGEPFTHGGVLATYSGIENTTLWGGYVQGWDTAFDNWEGQATFLGGISRDLSDSTTITWAVNAGDWGKTNGGNIYMNSFVLTHDIGCGYSYVFQHDLGIQSNLGAAENAYWYGVNQYLFKEINDCWSAGIRAEWFCDEDGARVGYGPGSYYATTVGLNWKPTANITVRPEVRFEKFDGIYGNTQTPYAEGTHDDCVFYGFDAIFTF, from the coding sequence ATGAAAATGGATTGGAAGGCCGCCATGTTGGCAGCCGCAATGATGGTCGGCGGTTCGACCGTCGCTTCGGCTCAGGAAGCTGGTTACTACGGTGCCAGCCAAGTGAGCTATAACGCAATCGCATCGGATTGCGGATGTGCAGCCGATTCCACCGTCTGCGGCGACGCTCTGACGTGTGGTTCGGATGTTGGTGGTTGCTACAGCGATTGCTGCTGTGGTGGCATGGACTGGTTCGGTTGCTGTGAACACGGCGATCCCTGGACTCTGTTCGGTGAAAACGACTGTGGCGTGACGATTGGTGGTTGGATTTCGGGTGGTTACTACGGTAACTTCCGCGGCGTCAACACCAACAACGGTAACGCTCCTGTTGCTTTCCGTCAGATCTCGAACGCTCCAACCGTCAATCAAGTTTGGTTGTACGCTGAAAAGGCCGCTGACGCCGAAACCTACTGCTTCGACCTCGGTTACCGAGTTGACGCTGTTTGGGGTGCTGACGGTCCTGACACCCAGGCTTTCGGTTACGGCGATCGTTACCGCTGGGACAACCGTTGGAACACTGCTGAAACCGCTGCGGGCGAAGCCCTCTACGGTTCGGCTATTCCACAGGCTTACCTGACCGCCGCTTGGGGCGACTGGGAAGTTAAGGTCGGTCACTTCTACACCATCATTGGTTACGAAGTGGTTCAAGCTCCCGACAACTTCTTCACCTCGTACGCCTACACGATGAACTACGGCGAACCGTTCACCCACGGCGGTGTGCTCGCTACCTACAGTGGTATCGAAAACACCACGCTTTGGGGCGGTTACGTCCAAGGCTGGGACACGGCATTCGACAACTGGGAAGGTCAAGCGACGTTCCTGGGTGGTATCAGCCGTGACCTTTCGGACAGCACCACCATCACTTGGGCGGTCAACGCCGGTGACTGGGGCAAGACCAATGGTGGCAACATCTACATGAACAGCTTCGTGCTGACTCATGACATTGGTTGTGGCTACAGCTACGTCTTCCAGCACGACTTGGGCATTCAGTCCAACTTGGGTGCTGCTGAAAACGCTTACTGGTACGGTGTCAATCAGTACCTGTTCAAGGAAATCAACGACTGCTGGTCGGCTGGTATCCGTGCTGAATGGTTCTGTGACGAAGATGGAGCCCGAGTCGGTTACGGCCCAGGTAGCTACTACGCCACGACCGTCGGCTTGAACTGGAAGCCAACAGCAAACATCACCGTTCGTCCTGAAGTTCGCTTCGAGAAGTTCGACGGCATCTATGGCAACACTCAGACGCCATACGCCGAAGGCACTCACGACGACTGTGTGTTCTACGGTTTCGACGCCATCTTCACCTTCTAA
- a CDS encoding glycosyltransferase family protein, translated as MAKIFYSMSGEGRGHAARVRTMTEHLRHEHELVLFAPNDAYDFLAPIYNRPEITGVEVRRLPGLKFYYTQRRLDLAKSIFRGLNFLGGMGRNVRETAAILKSEQPDLVVSDFEPILPKAARKCGIPVVSLNHQDFLVSYDLSSLPPSLQWYAWAMGLVVRAHHVDKQQTVVSSFFTPNLRPGFHDVVQVGPLLRPDVCRAQPSEAGFILSYVRKATTDDTLELLKLCDRPVKVYGLGKRPADGPLTFHEIDEQRFTEDFTHCDALIGAAGNQSLGEAIYLGKPVLALPESSHHEQMINSHFLKQMGVGSWTAIESFAKSHLISFLDGLSKFRENLAQYRGRTNGNPPALAAIRQHLPTNSLV; from the coding sequence ATGGCGAAAATCTTTTATAGCATGTCGGGTGAAGGGCGAGGGCACGCAGCCCGTGTTCGTACGATGACCGAGCATCTTCGTCACGAGCACGAATTGGTCTTGTTCGCGCCGAACGACGCGTATGACTTCCTGGCCCCGATCTATAACAGACCTGAGATAACGGGGGTCGAGGTGCGTCGTTTGCCGGGGCTGAAGTTTTATTACACGCAGCGTCGACTCGATCTGGCGAAATCGATTTTCCGTGGTTTGAACTTTTTGGGCGGGATGGGGCGTAACGTTCGTGAGACTGCGGCCATCTTAAAGAGTGAGCAGCCTGACCTGGTGGTTTCGGACTTCGAGCCGATTCTGCCGAAGGCGGCCCGCAAGTGCGGGATTCCGGTGGTCAGCCTGAACCATCAAGATTTTTTGGTGTCTTACGATTTATCCTCCCTTCCACCAAGCTTGCAGTGGTATGCTTGGGCAATGGGATTGGTCGTTCGGGCCCACCATGTCGATAAACAGCAAACGGTCGTCTCGTCGTTCTTCACGCCGAATCTTCGACCAGGCTTCCACGATGTGGTACAAGTTGGCCCCCTGCTCCGCCCCGACGTCTGTCGGGCCCAGCCGTCGGAAGCTGGTTTCATCCTGTCTTACGTTCGCAAGGCGACTACCGACGACACGCTGGAACTACTGAAGCTGTGCGATCGACCGGTGAAGGTGTATGGTTTGGGCAAGCGCCCAGCGGATGGTCCTTTGACTTTCCATGAAATTGACGAACAACGATTTACTGAGGACTTTACGCACTGCGACGCGTTGATCGGCGCCGCAGGCAACCAATCGCTCGGCGAAGCGATCTATCTGGGCAAGCCGGTGTTGGCCCTGCCCGAATCTTCGCATCACGAGCAAATGATCAACTCTCACTTCCTGAAGCAAATGGGAGTGGGATCGTGGACGGCGATCGAATCGTTCGCCAAATCCCACCTGATTTCGTTTCTCGACGGACTCTCGAAATTCCGCGAGAACCTGGCCCAGTATCGAGGCCGAACTAACGGGAACCCGCCTGCTTTGGCGGCCATTCGGCAGCATCTGCCGACGAACTCGTTGGTCTAA
- a CDS encoding O-antigen ligase family protein encodes MASKSKQDRRPQPEESSSTLLRDLVGGGIALLAVVTPLVSSEGSPERGAELWLAVAWCLLLLLWGVTALAKPKLEIRWGLPEWCLAGFLTWLAFSTWFVAGEGNLRAAFNNFWDYAHLLIAYFLIRQWVVTDAQRHALLTVMICLAAFVSAYALYQYQVLLPAQQAAYRANPEQILLDNGIDPTPGNPVRQLFENRVLNSSEPTATFTLTNSLAGFLVPWLLLSIGWLKNAFGDGPDWKRIGGLTLVVVLAGICLLLTKSRTAWLATIFGLMLIGFYGSGIGKRVSWLVPTIGLTAFLGLFMIGFVTGVLDVEVLSEAPKSVLYRLQYWQGAAAIIAHNPIFGCGLGNFQGYYPQFMLPMASETVADPHNFVFEIWAMAGTPAIALLLAAMVCWSMRLAKNVEPTETEPAKPAEDTPSAKPIWIGAAIAPFIAPLLQMIMQEMTPDFTMVLVGIVPAVIVGLAMQGAPIVRDQRLWLAIALAALLIDLLAAGGIGFPSVAGSLFLLAAVASPSQQTVEVEDWRFKLLPMGCGLVGLMIVILWGIQPSTGRKTQISLANMASRRGDWREMEQRAKLASAADLWSKEGPAMEANIYFEGWANNVDAPLPVRQPLLDAFESSLDETFRRAGHYFPLHFSAGNWYLDIYRQSNDPNHLLQGIDHYREAVRLYPNRAIHHAQLAWALHLAGLREESVAEAEEALRLDDLNPHAERRLEDRLKIHDPGPFSGIENQPAAPAAEIYAKQVMENLRTMGR; translated from the coding sequence ATGGCCAGCAAGAGCAAACAAGACCGACGTCCCCAGCCGGAAGAATCAAGTTCGACGCTGTTGCGTGACCTGGTCGGCGGCGGGATCGCGTTGCTGGCGGTCGTGACGCCGTTGGTTTCCAGCGAAGGCTCTCCGGAACGAGGCGCCGAACTTTGGTTGGCGGTTGCCTGGTGCTTGTTGCTGCTGCTATGGGGTGTGACCGCGCTGGCGAAACCGAAGTTGGAAATCCGTTGGGGTCTGCCGGAATGGTGCCTGGCCGGGTTTCTCACCTGGCTCGCGTTTTCGACTTGGTTCGTGGCCGGGGAAGGGAACCTGCGGGCAGCGTTCAACAACTTCTGGGATTACGCCCATCTGCTGATCGCCTATTTCTTGATCCGCCAATGGGTCGTTACCGATGCCCAGCGTCACGCGTTATTGACCGTCATGATCTGCCTCGCTGCGTTTGTTTCGGCGTATGCCCTCTATCAATATCAAGTCTTGCTGCCGGCACAGCAGGCCGCCTATCGTGCCAACCCCGAACAAATCTTGCTCGACAACGGCATCGATCCGACGCCAGGTAATCCGGTTCGACAGTTGTTTGAGAATCGCGTGCTCAACAGCTCCGAACCGACGGCCACCTTCACGCTGACCAACTCGTTGGCCGGTTTTCTCGTGCCATGGCTGTTGCTTTCGATCGGTTGGCTGAAGAACGCCTTCGGCGACGGCCCCGACTGGAAACGGATTGGCGGGCTGACGCTGGTCGTCGTGTTGGCAGGGATCTGCTTACTCCTCACGAAGAGTCGAACCGCCTGGTTGGCGACGATTTTCGGTCTGATGCTCATCGGGTTTTACGGGTCAGGAATCGGCAAACGCGTTTCCTGGCTGGTGCCTACCATTGGCCTGACAGCCTTTCTCGGACTGTTCATGATTGGCTTCGTCACCGGAGTGCTGGATGTCGAAGTTCTCAGCGAAGCCCCAAAGTCGGTTCTGTATCGACTGCAATATTGGCAAGGTGCCGCGGCAATCATCGCTCACAATCCGATCTTTGGTTGTGGTCTGGGTAACTTCCAAGGCTACTATCCGCAGTTCATGCTGCCGATGGCCAGCGAGACGGTCGCCGATCCGCACAACTTCGTATTTGAAATCTGGGCGATGGCCGGGACGCCTGCGATTGCGTTGCTGTTGGCTGCGATGGTTTGCTGGTCGATGCGATTGGCGAAGAACGTCGAACCCACTGAAACAGAACCTGCCAAGCCCGCCGAAGACACACCTTCCGCGAAACCCATCTGGATCGGTGCCGCGATCGCACCATTCATCGCGCCGCTGTTGCAGATGATCATGCAAGAGATGACGCCTGACTTCACAATGGTGTTGGTTGGCATAGTTCCGGCAGTGATCGTCGGCCTGGCAATGCAAGGTGCACCGATCGTTCGCGACCAGCGACTCTGGCTGGCGATCGCGTTGGCCGCACTGCTGATCGATTTGTTAGCCGCCGGTGGAATCGGCTTCCCCAGCGTGGCAGGGTCGCTGTTTCTATTGGCCGCGGTCGCTTCTCCTTCGCAGCAAACGGTGGAAGTCGAAGACTGGCGATTCAAACTGCTGCCGATGGGCTGCGGTCTGGTCGGCTTGATGATCGTCATCCTGTGGGGCATTCAACCATCGACCGGTCGCAAGACACAGATTTCGTTGGCGAACATGGCGTCGCGTCGGGGTGACTGGCGCGAGATGGAACAACGGGCCAAGTTAGCTTCGGCCGCCGACCTGTGGAGCAAAGAAGGCCCGGCGATGGAGGCCAACATTTACTTCGAGGGTTGGGCGAACAACGTTGATGCTCCGCTGCCGGTTCGCCAACCGCTGCTCGATGCGTTCGAGTCGTCGCTCGATGAAACGTTCCGAAGAGCAGGGCACTACTTCCCGCTCCATTTCTCGGCCGGCAACTGGTATCTCGATATCTATCGTCAGTCGAACGATCCGAATCACCTGCTCCAAGGGATCGATCATTATCGCGAAGCGGTCCGGCTGTACCCCAACCGGGCGATCCATCATGCCCAACTCGCTTGGGCGTTGCATCTAGCTGGTTTGAGGGAGGAAAGCGTCGCCGAGGCGGAGGAAGCCCTCCGTTTGGACGATTTGAATCCGCATGCCGAGCGAAGATTGGAAGATCGCCTGAAAATTCACGACCCTGGACCGTTTTCCGGCATCGAAAACCAGCCGGCGGCACCCGCTGCCGAAATTTACGCCAAACAAGTCATGGAAAATCTGCGTACAATGGGAAGGTAG
- a CDS encoding HD domain-containing protein: protein MARRSVTQLGENESINEVYIASSKQLRPNRQGNLYLQVQLSDKTGIVNAMMWNANDSVYKRFEDGDYVRIQGTSQYYNGSMQVIVSHIEKVEAKDVDESDFMQISPQRRDDLLQELSEQLRSIRNIHLRNLAECFLIDEALIARFRTSPAAVKNHHAYEGGLLEHVVSLTKVAKAIVPFYPQVDEDLLVIGVLLHDIGKVDELSSDKGLAYSDEGQLIGHLVSGVSIVDQLVRASEKLSGEPFPNELALRIKHMVVSHHGKLEYGSPKVPMTAEALALHYIDSLDAHMHGFDRLLADDVNSDSRWTSYSPLFGRKLFKGGEA from the coding sequence ATGGCACGACGAAGCGTCACGCAACTCGGCGAAAACGAAAGCATCAACGAAGTTTACATCGCCTCCAGCAAGCAGTTGCGGCCTAACCGCCAAGGCAATCTCTATCTTCAGGTGCAACTCTCCGACAAGACCGGCATCGTCAACGCGATGATGTGGAACGCCAACGATTCGGTCTATAAGCGGTTCGAGGATGGCGACTACGTCCGCATCCAGGGAACCTCACAGTATTACAACGGCTCGATGCAGGTCATCGTTTCGCATATCGAAAAGGTCGAAGCGAAAGACGTCGACGAGTCCGACTTCATGCAGATCAGCCCGCAGCGACGCGACGACCTGTTGCAAGAGCTGTCGGAGCAGTTGCGATCGATTCGGAACATTCACCTGCGAAATCTGGCCGAATGCTTCCTGATCGACGAAGCGTTGATCGCCCGATTCCGCACTTCGCCAGCCGCGGTCAAAAATCATCACGCCTACGAAGGTGGTCTGCTCGAACACGTCGTCAGCTTGACCAAGGTGGCCAAGGCAATCGTGCCGTTTTATCCGCAGGTCGATGAAGACCTGCTGGTGATCGGCGTGCTGCTGCACGACATTGGCAAGGTCGACGAATTGAGCAGCGACAAGGGGCTGGCCTACAGCGACGAAGGGCAACTGATCGGGCACCTGGTCAGTGGTGTGAGCATTGTCGATCAGCTCGTTCGCGCTTCGGAAAAGCTGAGCGGCGAACCGTTCCCGAACGAACTGGCCCTGCGCATCAAGCACATGGTGGTCAGCCATCATGGCAAGCTGGAATACGGCAGCCCCAAGGTGCCGATGACAGCCGAAGCGTTGGCCCTGCACTACATCGACAGCCTCGACGCCCACATGCATGGGTTCGATCGCCTGCTGGCCGACGACGTGAACAGCGACAGCCGTTGGACTTCGTACAGCCCGCTGTTCGGGCGTAAGTTGTTCAAGGGTGGCGAAGCCTAA